A genomic stretch from Penicillium digitatum chromosome 4, complete sequence includes:
- a CDS encoding Aminotransferase, classes I and II, putative, translated as MSFSGRRLSILRPSDSRRFSATKSLTENELQSETHRQFRAAHEGHRPHAGLDASRASTGVVWCTERACEHGYAEDPTGWANLGQGAPEADDEIEGSFPRPTSIPITSAAREYGPTAGIKPLRAAVARLYNEHYRQGKESQYTWENVCIVPGGRAGLIRIAAILGNSYLSFPIPDYSAYSEMLTLFKNIAPIPLPLSKDDHYHIHPNKIAEEIARGTQVLLTSNPRNPTGHFVPQEELVEIQDLCRDRATLILDEFYGGYNYTTGCDGSTISGASNVVDVNKDDVLLIDGLTKRFRLPGWRIAWVVGPKDFVDALGSAGSYLDGGANVPFQEAAIPMLEPSLVRTEMKALQSHFMEKRDYVLGRLYDIGFRVQDIPGATFYIWLDLTSLDPPLPPQANISDGLNFFNALLSEKVIVVPGIFFDLNPAKRRDLFDSPCHHFVRLSYGPKMDVLKMGLDGIERVVKRAREMGVAKWEDEVAVADD; from the exons ATGTCGTTCTCCGGCCGCCGCCTGAGCATCCTGCGCCCCTCGGACAGCCGCCGCTTCTCGGCCACCAAGAGCTTGACGGAGAATG AACTCCAGTCAGAAACTCATCGGCAGTTTCGAGCCGCTCACGAAGGTCACCGTCCTCACGCTGGTCTCGACGCTTCTCGTGCCTCCACCGGTGTCGTCTGGTGCACGGAGCGAGCCTGTGAGCATGGTTACGCCGAGGATCCCACCGGCTGGGCCAATCTCGGCCAGGGAGCCCCTGAGGCCGATGACGAGATCGAGGGAAGCTTCCCTCGTCCGACTTCCATTCCCATCACCTCCGCTGCTCGGGAATACGGCCCGACCGCCGGTATCAAGCCACTGCGCGCCGCCGTCGCTCGTCTGTACAACGAACACTACCGCCAGGGCAAGGAGAGCCAGTATACGTGGGAAAATGTCTGCATTGTTCCCGGGGGTCGCGCCGGCCTGATTCGCATTGCTGCCATTCTGGGCAACTCGTACCTGTCCTTCCCCATCCCCGATTACTCTGCGTACTCGGAGATGTTGACTCTGTTCAAGAAC ATTGCTCCTATCCCCCTTCCTCTCTCAAAGGATGACCACTACCACATCCACCCCAACAAGATCGCCGAGGAAATTGCCCGTGGCACTCAGGTGCTGCTGACTTCCAACCCTCGTAACCCCACAGGTCACTTCGTAccgcaagaggagctggtgGAAATTCAGGACCTCTGCCGTGACCGTGCGACTCTCATCCTGGACGAGTTCTACGGTGGATACAACTACACAACGGGCTGCGACGGATCGACAATCAGCGGTGCCTCGAACGTTGTTGACGTGAACAAGGATG ACGTCCTCCTGATCGACGGACTCACCAAGCGCTTCCGACTTCCTGGCTGGCGAATTGCGTGGGTGGTTGGACCCAAAGACTTTGTCGACGCCCTCGGCTCCGCAGGCTCGTACCTCGATGGCGGTGCAAACGTCCCGTTCCAAGAAGCCGCAATCCCGATGCTGGAGCCCTCACTCGTGCGCACCGAGATGAAGGCGCTGCAGAGCCATTTCATGGAGAAGCGCGACTACGTCCTGGGACGTCTCTACGATATCGGCTTCCGTGTCCAGGATATCCCTGGGGCTACCTTCTATATCTGGCTCGATCTGACTTCGCTCGACCCGCCCCTGCCTCCCCAGGCTAACATCTCTGACGGTCTGAACTTCTTCAATGCTCTCCTGAGTGAGAAGGTCATTGTCGTTCCTGGTATCTTCTTCGACTTGAACCCGGCGAAGCGTCGTGATCTCTTCGACAGCCCGTGTCACCACTTCGTTCGTCTGAGCTATGGGCCTAAGATGGATGTGTTGAAGATGGGTCTTGATGGTATTGAGCGTGTTGTTAAGCGTGCACGTGAGATGGGCGTGGCGAAGTGGGAGGATGAGGTTGCCGTTGCGGATGACTAG
- a CDS encoding Rho guanyl nucleotide exchange factor, putative produces the protein MSGAPVAEDNIINRRGGESIYQSCVNLRRRLSEVPNFESYLQEMDDDDRIRGNTDPVASLWNCLRNGYPLLSIYNASGPEEPLEIDPAKVTEAKRPKAATFKFLQACLQDLAFPQQDCFLITDLYGESTTGFIKVIKMVNRVVDILEVQGQLKQSEVLEAPSAKTNVKLTKREHILKELLETERDYVHHLQNLQALKKELEETGALTGDASHQIFLNLNNLLDFAQRFLIRMEQHYALPEKLQNWGHLFFLHEDAFRQYEPFIANQMRCDEACMKEWDNIKSAPRHIDLQQMVAQPKTLNGFFVKPFQRLTRYPLMLLELRKQLEDEQLRADITHAVNCIQNVLDFANQAIYKDQLAAAVVDLSERVDDWKALKMESFGDLLRFGTFQVVKGDSGKDSEREYHIYLFERILLCCKDINPNKQKSKLMMQKDRPYLNAKGKARLQLKGRIYMANVTDIVCLQKPGLYRIQIFWKGDPGVVDNFIIRYINEDTMRNWYKDIDTQRVIQAERRTLRNTGTSDSEFTSMEGMAHMPNPYQQQEFDADDANHKDVLQSEFPMSRNASSTSLRTRSATNGSTTSVPHHNTRPRFAVADPMLSVHTQFPGGGNMSPGDRNMSSYFSPTAETASARSSSQSAAFSFGRQNTNSTTPSTVWNEDTLRYTAPALSRVTSREGSISGGYFPPQPIVRGSQRPSLPPLSGPQAQSANGMTQRMRSASSPDIHNHNNNAESRRYMGVHTMQTVDDVPVPPIPAHMANMKAPVNRSQNASPTNNQLPIRTQPQIHTTHFNEPEYNDNCDSEETSDHATSPLTQEPQESEEGDYMPTQLKAKVNFEDNYVTLVIASNILFRSLTDRVDAKLARFTDRSIESKSVRLRYRDEDGDFVTIDSDEAVQLAFMEWREQHREMLAKGLVGEIELYCQVVD, from the exons ATGAGTGGCGCTCCGGTCGCCGAGGACAACATTATCAACCGCCGCGGTGGAGAATCAATCTACCAGAGCTGCGTCAATTTGAGGAGGCGATTATCCGAAGTTCCCAACTTCGAGTCATACCTGCAAGAGATGGACGATGATGATCGCATAAGAGGCAATACAGACCCGGTGGCTTCCTTGTGGAATTGTCTCAGAAATGGCTATCCGCTATTGAGCATTTATAATGCGTCTGGTCCAGAGGAGCCACTAGAAATTGATCCTGCCAAGGTAACTGAGGCGAAGCGTCCGAAAGCGGCGACCTTCAAATTCCTACAGGCCTGTTTACAAGACCTAGCGTTTCCTCAACAGGATTGCTTTTTGATCACTGATCTTTACGGCGAGAGTACCACCGGATTCATCAAAGTGATCAAAATGGTTAACCGTGTGGTGGACATTCTCGAGGTGCAAGGTCAATTAAAGCAATCTGAAGTTCTAGAGGCCCCCTCCGCGAAGACAAATGTGAAGCTTACCAAGAGAGAGCACATTCTCAAGGAACTTCTAGAGACGGAGCGTGACTATGTTCATCACCTGCAGAATCTTCAGGCGCTCAAGAAGGAACTGGAAGAGACGGGTGCTTTGACAGGCGATGCGAGCCATCAGATTTTCCTCAACTTAAACAATCTACTAGACTTTGCCCAGAGGTTCCTGATTCGCATGGAGCAGCACTACGCCTTGCCAGAAAAATTGCAGAACTGGGGTCACCTTTTCTTCCTGCATGAAGATGCATTTCGGCAGTATGAGCCTTTCATTGCCAACCAGATGCGTTGTGACGAAGCCTGTATGAAGGAATGGGACAATATCAAAAGTGCGCCACGCCATATAGATCTGCAACAAATGGTCGCTCAGCCGAAAACACTCAACGGATTCTTCGTGAAACCCTTCCAGCGTTTGACTCGATACCCGCTGATGCTCTTG GAGCTACGCAAGCAATTAGAAGACGAGCAACTCCGGGCCGATATTACACATGCAGTCAATTGCATCCAGAATGTGTTGGATTTTGCTAACCAGGCAATTTACAAAGACCAGTTGGCTGCCGCAGTAGTTGATCTATCTGAACGCGTGGATGACTGGAAAGCATTGAAGATGGAGTCATTCGGAGATCTCCTTCGATTTGGCACTTTCCAAGTTGTCAAGGGGGACAGTGGAAAGGATAGTGAGAGAGAG TACCATATCTACCTCTTCGAGCGCATACTTCTCTGTTGCAAAGATATCAATCCCAACAAGCAAAAGTCTAAGCTTATGATGCAAAAAGATAGGCCGTATTTGAATGCGAAAGGAAAGGCTCGTCTTCAATTGAAGGGTCGGATCTATATGGCCAATGTCACGGATATTGTTTGTCTGCAAAAACCTG GACTGTACCGTATTCAGATTTTCTGGAAAGGAGACCCCGGTGTCGTCGACAATTTCATCATCCGATATATTAATGAAGACACCATGCGGAATTGGTACAAAGACATTGATACCCAACGGGTGATCCAAGCGGAGCGACGCACGTTGCGCAATACTGGTACATCTGACAGCGAGTTCACATCTATGGAGGGCATGGCGCATATGCCAAACCCCTATCAACAACAAGAGTTTGATGCCGATGACGCCAACCACAAAGATGTCTTACAGTCCGAATTTCCCATGAGCCGAAATGCGTCCAGTACTAGTCTAAGAACCCGATCTGCCACCAATGGGAGCACCACCTCTGTTCCGCACCACAACACCCGACCGCGCTTTGCGGTAGCTGATCCCATGCTTTCGGTGCACACTCAGTTCCCCGGCGGTGGAAACATGTCCCCCGGTGATCGAAACATGAGCTCTTACTTTTCCCCCACAGCGGAGACCGCTTCCGCGAGATCGAGCTCTCAGTCCGCTGCATTTTCCTTCGGTCGTCAGAATACAAATTCTACCACTCCATCAACGGTCTGGAATGAGGATACCCTTCGCTACACAGCACCAGCGTTATCTCGTGTAACATCGCGAGAAGGGTCAATCTCTGGCGGATATTTCCCACCTCAGCCTATTGTAAGAGGTTCTCAGCGTCCGTCATTGCCACCCCTCTCGGGTCCGCAAGCTCAGTCTGCAAATGGCATGACGCAGCGGATGCGATCGGCTAGTAGCCCTGATATTCACAATCACAACAACAACGCTGAATCACGGCGTTATATGGGAGTACACACTATGCAGACAGTCGACGATGTCCCGGTGCCACCGATTCCTGCACACATGGCCAATATGAAAGCCCCCGTCAACCGCAGCCAGAATGCTTCGCCCACCAACAATCAGCTCCCTATTCGCACCCAACCCCAAATCCACACCACACATTTTAACGAGCCTGAATACAACGATAACTGCGATTCCGAGGAAACCTCCGACCATGCTACATCGCCCCTGACCCAAGAGCCACAAGAGTCCGAGGAAGGAGACTACATGCCTACTCAACTCAAGGCCAAGGTGAATTTTGAGGACAACTATGTCACGCTGGTAATTGCGAGCAACATTTTATTCCGTTCACTGACGGACCGCGTGGATGCCAAACTCGCTCGGTTTACCGATCGATCCATCGAGAGCAAATCCGTTCGACTGCGCTACCGCGATGAGGATGGTGATTTCGTCACGATTGATAGTGACGAGGCGGTCCAACTTGCATTTATGGAGTGGCGGGAACAACATCGTGAAATGCTCGCCAAGGGGTTGGTGGGAGAGATTGAACTCTACTGCCAGGTGGTCGATTAG
- a CDS encoding Glutathione S-transferase/chloride channel, C-terminal, whose amino-acid sequence MATQTPDYHLIGLYTRYSSWTARVEALSETKAYSPTGLVPVLQCHSLPSATITDSLAICEFLAESNPTLPLWPTDRHLRALARSAAAQMHSGFPVLRNTFHSNYLARYTGNVPIPVGAAAEIARMFRIWDSARKATTERLAALGAVDEGFLFGGFSIADAFFWPVLWRFRSYGLPLEGAGPGALAWMAKMWSDPVFKALGDSYYAQAEDPHTRIAHYDDIFRDMDDVQYGLFPKDWTFSVSG is encoded by the exons ATGGCAACCCAAACCCCAGACTACCACCTCATCGGGCTATACACCCGCTACTCCA GCTGGACCGCACGCGTCGAAGCA CTCTCCGAG ACAAAGGCCTATTCCCCAACAGGCCTTGTCCCAGTTCTGCAATGCCACTCCCTCCCCTCAGCAACAATTACAGACTCCCTCGCCATCTGCGAATTCCTTGCTGAATCCAACCCAACTCTTCCCCTCTGGCCTACTGACCGCCACCTGCGCGCCCTAGCTCGTAGCGCCGCAGCCCAAATGCATTCCGGCTTCCCAGTCCTGCGCAATACCTTTCACTCAAACTACCTCGCCAGGTACACGGGTAACGTGCCGATTCCGGTTGGCGCGGCCGCGGAGATAGCGCGCATGTTCCGGATTTGGGATTCGGCGCGCAAGGCAACGACTGAGCGGCTTGCGGCGCTGGGAGCGGTTGATGAAGGGTTTTTGTTTGGTGGGTTTAGTATTGCGGATGCGTTCTTTTGGCCGGTTCTTTGG CGGTTCCGCTCTTATGGTCTCCCGCTAGAGGGTGCTGGGCCTGGTGCCCTGGCATGGATGGCGAAGATGTGGAGTGACCCCGTGTTCAAAGCGTTGGGGGATAGTTACTACGCGCAGGCTGAGGATCCGCATACTCGCATTGCGCACTACGATGACATCTTCCGGGATATGGATGATGTGCAGTATGGGTTGTTTCCGAAGGATTGGACTTTTTCGGTTTCTGGGTGA
- a CDS encoding Zinc finger, C2H2, with protein sequence MAPGSGRDFNCPWDHCGKSFNRKSDLCRHYRIHTNERPYQCTVQDCNKSFIQRSALTVHSRTHTGEKPHVCDHEGCQKAFSDSSSLARHRRIHTGKRPYICHEPTCERSFCRKTTLTKHQHRSHPPGSMTRPSSEDATSEHSYQTPVPVTVPSEHVSMGSVPVHEAAPPIVSHTIPVTSPVNMPHVQHHAHPHQVPQQQQHQHQHQHQHQHQHQHQHQHQHQHQHQQHQHQQYLQMMQQRYDTSPRTNYLPEQYQHSSFQGHQLPPDQSMMVSYHPNYTLRGDYT encoded by the exons ATGGCTCCAGGTAGTGGGCGCGACTTTAACTGCCCATGGGATCACTGCGGAAAG TCTTTCAATCGCAAGTCGGATCTCTGCCGCCATTATCGCATTCATACAAATGAGCGGCCGTATCAATGCACCGTACAGGACTGCAACAAGAGCTTTATTCAGCGCAGTGCCTTGACCGTACATTCGAGGACCCACACTGGCGAAAAGCCCCATGTTTGTGACCATGAAGGCTGCCAAAAAGCATTCTCAGAC TCATCGAGTCTGGCCCGTCATCGCCGAATTCACACCGGCAAGCGGCCATACATATGCCACGAGCCTACTTGCGAGCGGAG CTTTTGTCGCAAGACCACCCTCACCAAACACCAACATCGCTCCCACCCGCCAGGGAGTATGACCCGACCATCCTCAGAAGATGCGACCTCAGAGCACTCCTACCAAACACCTGTACCAGTCACGGTCCCGAGTGAGCA TGTGTCGATGGGCTCCGTGCCGGTTCACGAAGCCGCCCCTCCGATCGTGTCTCACACTATACCTGTGACCTCTCCGGTAAACATGCCACATGTTCAACACCATGCGCATCCACATCAAGTTccgcaacagcaacagcaccagcaccagcaccagcaccagcaccagcaccagcaccagcaccagcaccagcaccagcaccagcaccagcaccagcaacACCAACACCAACAATACCTACAAATGATGCAACAGCGTTACGACACAAGTCCACGGACGAACTATCTCCCAGAGCAATATCAACACTCATCTTTTCAGGGCCATCAACTCCCACCCGATCAGTCAATGATGGTTTCATACCACCCAAACTATAC GCTAAGAGGGGATTACACCTAG
- a CDS encoding Pectate lyase: MHASTIILGLVGLASAQTLNIPSRVGSIVSLPSPSVIKGNVDLGNREYDRGRPCNSDKDTGSVSAVFVLENGASLSNVIIGANQLEGIHCKGSCTLTNVWFRDVCEDAISIIGSGDALIKGGGAQEAKDKVVQHNGVGTVTIDGFTIVNSGKLYRSCGNCTGNKSKSPRKVVVKNVKASNVPTLVGINSNYGDVAEVSGTCGSNVKHVCEEFQGVDKSEGKESPKLTSTASCKGQSSLPSC; encoded by the exons ATGCACGCTAGCACCATCATCCTCGGTCTCGTTGGCCTCGCCAGTGCCCAGACACTGAACATTCCCTCTCGGGTGGGCAGCATTGTCTCTTTGCCTTCTCCCAGCGTGATCAAGGGCAATGTTGATCTGGGCAACCGGGAGTACGACCGTGGTCGTCCTTGCAACAGTGACAAGGATACCG GCTCCGTTAGTGCCGTGTTTGTCCTGGAGAACGGAGCATCCCTGAGCAACGTGATCATTGGAGCGAACCAGCTCGAGGGCATCCACTGCAAGGGATCCTGCACTCTGACCAACGTCTGGTTCCGTGATGTCTGCGAG GATGCCATTTCCATCATCGGAAGCGGAGATGCTCTCATCAAGGGCGGAGGTGCCCAGGAGGCTAAGGACAAGGTTGTGCAGCACAATGGTGTCGGAACCGTCACCATTGATGGATTTACCATTGTGAACTCGGGCAAGCTGTACCGGTCATGCGGTAACTGCACCGGCAACAAGAGCAAGAGCCCACGTAAGGTCGTGGTCAAGAACGTCAAGGCCAGCAATGTGCCTACCTTGGTAGGAATCAACTCCAACTACGGCGATGTGGCTGAAGTCAGCGGCACCTGTGGATCCAACGTCAAGCACGTCTGCGAGGAGTTCCAGGGAGTGGACAAGTCAGAGGGCAAGGAGAGCCCGAAGCTGACATCTACTGCTTCCTGCAAGGGACAGTCgtctcttccttcttgctAA
- a CDS encoding F-box domain, cyclin-like, which yields MEVEPLPDTPDAPDAQISPALQLQTSTVPEFSAPSLSPLFRLDEGYSDDTRSQADKDLGLDNVMALPNWVLAQSEAGRAELAYSLLRSLRTSSIAAVVDRLNPILHIDPCVRLPPEVTWEIFTYLDIRTLLNASLASRSWRERILDSGLWKFHYIREGWVMDTSAIRAFEQEHSEVMSPQTRKSRLRHSELDLGEPKPKKRVPSTWLDSRSDETPRPTVFGPAPPVADSEGDHHMTDDDDQATPSFTDDQEFILPTDVPQSPIPLYPPLRSNLLMRDSDGSAKINYFHLYKQRRRLEANWHQGRYTNFQLPDPSYPDEAHRECVYAIQFEGRWLVSGSRDKSVRVWNLDTKRLRHPPLVGHVKSVLCLQFDPHPDEDIIISGSSDKSVIMWKFSTGEKVHQIEKAHLDSVLNLKFDHRYLVTCSKDRTVKVWNRRELLPNSKDYPRICHGSGATYPTWIIDLDAVAPNVLEAGIAHEQYKALEPYTLLMTVEGHGAAVNAMQIHGDDIVTASGDRVIKVWNIRTGACSKTLMGHEKGIACVEFDSRRIISGSNDNSVRIYDHATGAEVACLRAHSNLVRTLQAGFGDAPGADKTLREEALACENAFFAAQEAGLDVDMGHREQRRGGYRPNTAGSRDPRDIPALGAKIPPGGGGSSWARIVSGSYDESILIWHKDRDNKWTTDHQLRHSDAITNFARANLSQVARTTVAAQAQQLQAAQALASLGQNANVNPQAGRTNPPFVPPLVINTVPLNPPPAHHHHHHGHQRRPLGSSTAARVFKLQFDARKLICASVDPRIVGWDFAYDDEDIIEASPFFKGL from the exons ATGGAGGTTGAGCCCTTGCCCGATACTCCCGATGCTCCCGATGCTCAGATCTCCCCTGCACTACAATTGCAGACAAGCACAGTCCCCGAGTTCTCCGCGCCTTCTCTGTCCCCCTTGTTTAGGCTAGATGAAGGCTACTCGGATGATACGCGAAGTCAGGCCGACAAAGATCTGGGATTGGACAATGTCATGGCGCTTCCAAACTGGGTACTAGCCCAGTCCGAGGCCGGCAGAGCTG AGCTCGCATACAGCCTTCTTCGCTCTCTACGAACCTCAAGCATCGCCGCAGTAGTCGACCGACTTAACCCCATCCTCCATATTGACCCGTGCGTCAGGCTTCCCCCGGAAGTCACATGGGAGATCTTTACCTACCTCGACATTCGGACCCTTCTGAATGCCTCGCTTGCATCCCGCTCATGGCGTGAACGTATCCTCGACTCGGGCCTGTGGAAATTCCACTACATCCGTGAAGGTTGGGTCATGGACACGAGCGCGATTCGTGCGTTTGAGCAAGAACATTCCGAGGTCATGTCGCCTCAGACCCGGAAGTCCCGCCTACGCCACTCGGAACTAGATCTCGGGGAACCTAAGCCAAAAAAGCGCGTACCGTCGACCTGGCTCGATTCGCGAAGCGATgaaaccccaagaccgactGTGTTTGGCCCTGCGCCCCCAGTGGCCGATAGTGAAGGTGATCACCACATGACTGATGATGACGATCAAGCTACCCCTTCGTTCACTGATGACCAGGAGTTCATTCTGCCAACTGATGTTCCCCAATCTCCTATACCACTGTACCCCCCTCTACGATCGAACCTGCTCATGCGGGATAGCGACGGAAGCGCCAAAATCAACTATTTTCATCTCTACAAGCAACGCAGGCGGCTCGAAGCGAATTGGCATCAAGGCCGTTACACCAATTTTCAACTTCCTGACCCGTCTTACCCAGACGAGGCCCATCGGGAATGCGTATATGCGATCCAATTCGAGGGCCGATGGCTAGTTAGTGGGAGCCGAGACAAGTCTGTGCGAGTCTGGAACCTAGATACCAAACGACTGAGGCATCCCCCGTTGGTGGGACACGTCAAGTCCGTACTTTGCCTGCAATTTGATCCTCATCCCGATGAAGACATCATCATCTCCGGCAGCAGCGACAAATCCGTCATCATGTGGAAATTCTCCACTGGAGAAAAGGTCCATCAAATCGAAAAAGCGCATCTTGACTCGGTGCTCAATCTCAAATTCGATCATCGTTATCTTGTAACATGTTCCAAAGACCGAACTGTAAAGGTATGGAACCGCCGAGAACTTCTACCGAATAGCAAGGATTACCCGCGTATTTGCCATGGATCAGGCGCCACATATCCTACATGGATAATCGATCTAGACGCGGTTGCACCAAACGTGCTTGAAGCTGGCATTGCGCATGAGCAGTACAAAGCCCTAGAGCCTTACACGTTGCTTATGACCGTGGAAGGACATGGAGCCGCCGTGAATGCGATGCAGATCCATGGTGATGATATTGTGACGGCATCTGGAGATCGAGTGATCAAGGTCTGGAACATCCGCACTGGTGCTTGCTCGAAGACGTTGATGGGTCACGAGAAAGGCATCGCATGCGTTGAGTTTGACAGTCGAAGAATTATCAGTGGCAGCAATGATAACTCCGTTCGCATCTACGACCATGCCACTGGAGCTGAGGTGGCGTGTTTGCGAGCTCATAGCAATCTTGTTCGCACCCTTCAAGCAGGGTTTGGTGATGCTCCGGGAGCCGATAAAACCTTGCGTGAAGAAGCGCTAGCGTGTGAAAATGCATTTTTCGCCGCTCAAGAGGCCGGCTTGGACGTTGACATGGGTCATCGGGAGCAACGCCGCGGTGGTTACCGACCGAACACTGCGGGATCACGAGACCCTCGCGATATCCCTGCTCTGGGTGCAAAAATCCCACCCGGTGGAGGAGGTAGTAGCTGGGCCCGTATCGTGTCCGGTTCCTACGACGAGTCGATCTTAATATGGCACAAAGACCGTGATAACAAGTGGACAACAGACCATCAACTACGACACAGTGATGCCATCACCAATTTCGCTCGTGCAAACCTCAGCCAAGTGGCACGAACTACTGTCGCGGCCCAGGCTCAACAATTACAAGCAGCACAGGCTCTGGCGTCTCTTGGGCAAAATGCCAATGTCAACCCCCAAGCTGGTCGTACCAACCCACCATTTGTGCCTCCTCTGGTTATTAACACCGTGCCACTCAATCCTCCTCCTGCtcaccatcatcaccaccatGGTCACCAACGCAGACCTCTAGGGTCCTCGACAGCTGCGAGAGTGTTCAAACTCCAGTTCGATGCACGAAAGCTTATATGTGCCAGCGTGGACCCTCGTATTGTGGGATGGGATTTTGCTTacgatgatgaagatatcATTGAAGCAAGCCCATTCTTCAAGGGGCTTTAA